The Lasioglossum baleicum chromosome 10, iyLasBale1, whole genome shotgun sequence genome contains the following window.
GACTGCGTCTAAAGCACCATCGAAATTTCGGCGAGCTCCGAAATAGACGGTTCTGCGACTTCGAATCTCGATCACGTCGGCCTCGAAACCGAGACCAACTTAGACCCACGGGTAATAAGCTACGTGACAACCGAACGGTGACGACCGTAACGTACACCCACGCGCGCGTGTCTCTGCGTGTATATACACGAAACTTCAGCTTGTGCGTCACACTGCAATACAGGCtatgatatatatatgtatgtatataccagGGAATGGGAGAAACAATGAATGACaccggatagagagagagagagagaatggtgGATGGAAGAGTCCGGAGTCAGATATTCTTCCGATCAGCATATCAATCGTGGAAAGACACAGACGTGGAGATAATAGAAAAACAAAGTAAACCGGGGGGGGCGAGGGGTTgagtgtatatgtgtgtgtgtatcggTAGGACGTGGGACAGGATGGACGTGACCTTTGTACAGGAGGAAAAAAGAAAGGCAGAGACCACCACCGATATTGgagtttcatatccataaaagtCCCCAGCAAAAAAACCATCAAGAAAAATACTGGCATTCCATTTTGGAACCGCGTTCCCATACAATATCGCAGTTCGTTTCAGCGATGGTCGTCAACGAAGACTGCAAACGGGCTTGCACGGTCCGCGCGCGATCCCTCTCGTAAAATATAATGGATAAGTCTGGTGCGGGTAGCAAAACACGCATAGAACTGTTCCGCCTTTATCGATTCTACGAAAAATTGCCAGTTAAAGCCGACGGATTAACGAATCAGAGAGGACAGAAGAATAGGAAGCTTGAATTAATCGAAGTTTCTAGAGAGCTGAAGGCTTGAAAGATCGATCCTGGAGGATCCAGACGATTCTCCAGGGCTGGCAGCCCGTTTCCAGTCTTCGGTTCCCGCTTGCCAAAGAAAAAGAGACCACGATGGTCAATGGTTGAGCACTCACATTGTGCTAGATGCGAGATTGGTGTCCTCGTGTTTAAGCTGACCGTCTAGAGCAAGACCTCGCTTGTCTTTGTTGTCAGCGAGGGTCGGCCTTAGAGAAAAGACCTTGCTCAGGGTGAATCCTGGCGCTACCCCTATTCTGCCAGTGCAATCATCTTATTTTCCGTAATCGTGGTGTCGCAATATCCTTCGCTTGCGGCGAATTCATCGGAATTTCTATATCATGTGGGTATGGCatagcgcgcggcgcggcggtcatGCTAATCTCGTTTCTTGAAGCGCAGAGACCGGTTACGCAATCGTCGTGTTACGAGCTGCTACTGCGGGGGGTTACGATGCAGATACCCGACACGGTCCGGGAGTGAAATTTATTAGGGCACCGCGGCGATTTACGTCTTACCGCGGTCGGCGTCGATAGATCTCTGGCCGGTGCCTGGTCACGGTGTGGGAGGGCATCGATCAATCGTAAATTCTCCAGACAGAGGATGTGCGAACCTCTCTGTCCTGGGATCGCAATTTCAAGGAGGCTCTCTCGAGTTTTCCACGCTCCTGCACGGACCAATAACACCTCTGTGCTACATTTAGTTTCTCCAAGACTACGTAGATTTTCTGAACGAGGCACACAGTGATTGTTATGGCGCTCAGAGAACGAACCTGTTAGCAAATCAAACTCAACTCGCTGGCACACCCAGCCACCAGAAGAGAAACAGGAAACTTGAAAGCGAAACAATAGCATAGTTAGGACCACTTGCGATTTTCAACGTTTCTATTTTTGGTACGATCTTCGAAGGAATTTAATTGCtaaaattttactataaattctaGCTTGGCCGACGCAAGGTCAGACTTGAATTCaatcgaaaaattaaaaatggtcgACGCCTAACGGGATCTTCCATATTTCTGGGTGGATCAGTTATAATTTTCAACGTTTCTCGTATTTTTTAGCGAGATCGTCGATGGAATTTAATTAGATgtgtatttattataaattctaGCCTAGCCAACGCAAGGTCATACAAGTAGTCTTCGAGAAATTAAACATAGCACACACGTGCTACCATTTCGTCCATGAGTGTATCGACGTTTAACAGGATCCTTGGTTTCTGGGTGGACCGTGATCAGGCACGCCGCACTTGTCTTTCTCTCTCGGCCGCGGAAACAAGGGGTGGTCGGCGTGACCGCGATCACGGCGGGGAATTGAACTTCGTCGCGAACATCTGTTTTTCGTTGTAGCCGCAATGGGAAACAGACCCGTTCGATCCGCTCGCCGTGCCGATGGCTAGTGCGAACGTTCTTCAAGAAACCAGAGAAAGATCCTGGTCCAGCAAATGTATAACGAATTCTCCGGCGAACGTTCGCGACGACCGTGCTTCCCATTGTCGACCGCGGGCTCTGAAAGAATGATGACTTGAATGATACTCACTCGCTCTCCGCCTCGGCGACCGTGCACTTGTACTGTGCCGTGGAGAACAGACAGATGTCCGCGAACTGCCTCACGGACACTTTGATCTTTTTCACAGTCCGGTTGCTATTGTTCGCTATGTGCACGTTCACGGCGATGTTCTCGCCGTGATGGTACAGCTCCTTGTCCAGGGACGCCTCCAGGTGCAACTTGTTCGGCGACATCACGAACTCTTTGCTAACTTCGACGGAGGGCTGCTCGCCCTGCTTCGAGGGCGCGTACATGATCTTTCGTATCGCCAGCCTGACCAAATCTCTGCAACCGATGGATCCAGGACCGTGAAACCCGCGACGAAACTATACATACAGTCAGTAAAAACCAGGGACTTCTACCGGAATGTAAGACACCGGTAGTTTTCGGTTGTACCTGCGAGACCCTTACAGGGTTCCCCTATTCCCTTGAAGGATGTCTAATTGTGTTCAAATTAAATGGACACCCTGTATCCTGCAGTAGGGTATAGAAAGATATTTCAGTTGCATATGAGTACCCGTCCTGGGACACCCTGGTGCCTCGTTCGAGCAGCGTTGCCAGCACCCTCTCCACCATCAGATTCCTCCAACGTCATTTAATTCTGCATAGATACCCGGCTTCCTGTTTTTCATCCAAAATACTATACAAGCTCATGACTTCGTCCTTGGCTCATTCTCAAACTCTGCTTTGCCTAACCACCTTCAAAACTCTGACCTTATCGTTCTAGCTAGCCCTTACAATCCTTAAACCCCCACCCTTCAAGTTAGATTCTCTGTTCTCCcaagtacatatacatatgtcgtTCGACTGTCTTCGACTACTGCATATTCCGCTAACTTACAATACCTTGTCAACGTGTTCTGGACTAAGTTCCGTTGCATCTTACAAAGAAAATACTAATTGAAGGACTACAAAACAAATACGTGAGGTCACATTATCCCCACTACGGGGAGAATCGAGCCACGTTCAGTCGTGAAGGGGGCatttcgaggggaatacagtacgTCTGGCAACGCTGCACTCGAATGCGAAGAGGCATGACAATGTAGTACAATAACGGAAGGGACTGTGAGGTTGCGGGATCGCTCTAATCGAGGCTCGTACCGTTTGTGCGGTTTATCGTCCTGCGTCTCTCCGACGAACGCTTTGAATTCGTAGTCGACGCCGCAGGGTTTGCCAGTGTCCCCGGGCGCTGGTTGCAGGGTGACGGACGCGGGACAATGTGGCGGCAGTTCGAAGTAGAATGGATACGCGTTGCTGCCCAGCTTCCTGATCAGCCTCTCCTGAAGTCGTGTCAACTCCCTCTGCTGTGATCCAGGCACCACCGGGTAGATCTGATCCGCGGCGAGATAGAGATCCTTGCGGAACGACAAACCGAGTACATCCAGGTCCTCCCTTCCATATTTGAACACGGCGAGAACATGGCCGAAAACCTTGCGATCCTTCACGTAGTCCGGGTCAATCAGCACGACCCCGTCTGCAACGATTGAACAGCGATCGGTCAGCAAAGCTTTAAGTGGCCTAGCACGAGATTAAACGACCCCCGCCGACGCGCAAATCGAATTTCCCAATCGGAACACCACCAAAGAGTCTTTCCAGACGACCACTGATTCCTCGGGTGTCAAGTGGACGCCGCTGAATGGATCGTCTCAATGGACGAGCCCGTATTCAAGATTAACTCACGACCGACATACACGGTGGAACGCTTCTTCTTACGTAATGAACCGTTCCGAGACGTCCCCGTCTTCGCCAGCGAATTACCAGACGTTTCATACAATTAAGCCCGGTTTTTCCGGACTTTTATAGCCCCGTTCACATCTTTTCGAGAAAAACCAGGAATTAGCTGGGTCACGCGGCTCTGAATGAGCGATGGCCCCATCAGCTCCGCCTCCGCTGCTCCCGTCTCATTTGTTTCCATCAGAAGAGTACCGTAAAATAGTCACATTTATTGCTCCGTTAAGGGGATGTTCtccttccaggattgcaagggtgaaaggtggggtttttcagtagtcgaaagtgCTAGTCGCAGCATTATGAAAGTAGCTACATGCGcgaacgtaaaagtaggacttttgagggagacagCGGTCTagattttatctagcgcttctgactactgaaaaagcccatcgttgcgttatcgagaaatcagaaggaaGGAGAACACCCTTTTAAGGACTTTTGCTTACCTATGGGATCGACGTGCGTTATGTGATCGACGAAATCCCGTTTGCCGAGATAGACCGTGATCTTTCCATTCAGGCTCGACTTCTTGAAGACGCGAGTAGCTTGCCGCTTGCTGGCACTGTCCACAGTGTCCATCGCGCAAATCTCGGGGCTGACGATGGCCCCTAACTCATTTGAGTCCTCCGCCTCCGAGCACTCGGATTCCGAACTGTCCCActgcagagaaagagagaaaaaagaaaaattcaattGCCGCTTCTACTCGGGCGAAGATCGATCTCGAAGCATCAGCAACGTTCCCGGGAACGTCTCCAACTAGAAAGAAAGTCGAACGAGTGTTTTCGTATCCCTCGACCGATCCCGGAGAAACACACCCATCGAGAAGGAACCGCGCTGCAGTAAAGTTGCAGTACATTCTAACTTTCGCCGAGTTTCTGCCAGCGAGTCAGAAGTCGTTGCTGAATTTGTTAACAGCCAAGTGCCGCAGCGCCCTTCGTTCAAACGAACCTTCCATTCCCTTAGCCGCCCCCAACTCCCATGGCACCACGCTTTCCTTTCACTCGAGTAAACTACCGTATCTAGTTTCCGTTCCCGGCGTTGCTTAACGCTTAACCGACGGCggagacgagttaactcgtcgttCGCCACTCTATTTGCTGTTTGACCACTAATTGCGCGGATTTTCGAACAAAAGAAACCGTACAACTCGAATTTCTTGTGTACCCTCCGCGACGGGGGAACTTTTTCACAGTGGACCGTACGACtccatttttttatatgtattgaaAGAAAGTTAGAATAAAATAGGACAGCTTTTTTTATCCGAGCTTGTAATCGAAGAAATACGTTTCGTTAATTCATAAAATTGGATAACGCTGTCGCAAGacatacactcccgtccataaatgACCGGATGCTTatacttatcttcaacaaaatggtaattaaagaatacaagctttcagcttgatttgaataaatgttggagaAAGGAGATTGAGATATTTcggtcagatttgatttacatgttctctacattagaacaaattagtaagtaccatttttgTCTCATGATATAGGTCCTTtgcatccaaatttgaataagtgtccggcGACTTTTAGACGGGAGTGTAAACTGTTAAGTGGTCGTACGAACACCAGTTGCTAAGTGCTTCTATCGTATTACGTTTTAATCGCTAAACGTATGCACTCACGGCTAAAAATGTTGTTTCCTTCGGGACATCAGATAAAAGCTGCGACTTTTTCTGTAACACGTCATAGGGGGAGGGTCAGACCGCTTGCCATTTTAcgtgtaattaatttttctcgGTAATTAGTTTCAGATAGCACGTAATCTACCAGGGGCATTCCTATTAGAGAGAGTGTGTTAAATTCCCCTTGCTATACTCACGAGAGAAATCGCTTAAAATTCTTTGagatcatttttggaaagaaaaATTGCTAGGAACCGCGTATACTCCATATTCGATCTTTATTCGAGTCGTAAAGCCACGCGATCACACTTCTGCTAAATTTCGCGCAACACTCGTTAAGATGGGCTCGATGAGATTCGCCAGACTGATACTCGAGGGTATACAGAAATGACCAGCAAAGCCATTAAACCTTATCGCGTACTGACGCGGAGGAAATGTTGATGTTCGATGATAGGACTGCACACAAGATTAACATCGGTCAATGCCCACAGTTTAAACAAGAAAGCCAACACATAATTACAAAGATAGATTAACatttaattggaaaaattagcggaaaAATGTTTCTCATTTGAATCATCCccctagtttccgagatattccaaCCACGAACtggagggctgttttcaccccttctaTATGAACGATggccgataaaaaataaataaaggtaTTTTTCTGAGAATAACCTTTCactgaatttatttttcaaaagttCAAAAATACGGCTGCCCCAGTGTATTACGTTTCGTTTTGGAGATTCCCATTTGATCGGACTGCACTGGCGTTCTCTTCCAAGCGACCACGCACCGCTCGCACGCATTGTTAATCGACAAAAGCACCGGCTGCATACCGTACGCGTAATGCACGCCGAAAAGGACGTTCAGCGTCGGCGTTTGAGAGCGTGGCGCACTCGTGTAACGACCCTTTGGGTCGACGCCGTCAAAGCGCGGCCAACGAGAACGCTGGGAAACGGTATCAAAAGGGACGTCAATGATACACGTTTCATTCGCTCCCTTTCGCCGTGAAAGAAAGCTGTACACTGTTCTCTGCGAAGGGTGTCTTCGAGGACGCGTTTTCAAGAATTCGACGACGACCACCCCTCGGATCAGAAGCGAAACTTTTTCAAACATATCGCCGTGTGATCATCTCTGTTGTCTCACTTGTCCCGAAGTACGCGGCCATCTTTCCGGAAATGTTTGCGTTGCGACTTTCGCTGGAATCGTTTTAACTCTCGCACCGTTCCTACGTTGACTCGTGAGTTTGCGCCATTTACGTTATTTACTATTTCACTTCACTCAATCCAATAAACTTTTAAAACTAATATTAGCTTGCGCAATAAGACCGCTCGTGTTTGCCGTGTATTTTGGAgataaaaatgcacaatttcataCTAAGCTTTGATCACGgccatttttaaacatttattgaTATCAGTGTAaccgaataatattaaacaaatatttctacaaattgattcaaatgttttctttcaaatacgacagaaccttccctccaacctaatacgtGATTTTTAATGCCATGCTCGACATGTTTTGCATCACgattaaacattttctactgTAGAGGACATTCAATTCTCTCGTCAACCACGAGATCGAAATTTCCACATGACAATAAACTTTGTACATACTTTGTACAACTTTCGTTTCAACGATTCTTTCGCGTACCAACTACTTCAGATATACTTTAGCTAGCAAGCTAGATCTCAGTATGCCAAGAGGTTAAGATGATAATTCACCAGAGAGTATAAGAAAGAGCAGAAAGATGAACAGTAAAGAATGTCGATTAAGTAATCCCATTGTATTCTGTGCAATAGAGTACGGTGCACGGGTGCATCGGCGGAAAGACGAGCAGCAGACTGCAAATCTTTCAGCACTCGAGGCAAATATAGCCGGAATGAAATGCAATAACATAGTTGAATCCCTAATTCCCTTTCCCATGATCCTCGAGCTCTCGCGAATtaacataaacatccgcaggccGGATAGAGCCGCACTGCAGGAGGATTTATCGAGTTTCTAGTCTTCACCTTCGCCATGCTCCCGCCGacgattttctaattttctCGTTGCGTCGCCGAGCTTCGTCGCGA
Protein-coding sequences here:
- the Krz gene encoding beta-arrestin protein kurtz isoform X1; translated protein: MRASGAWSLGRERQCSPIKWESPKRNKKSQLLSDVPKETTFLAWDSSESECSEAEDSNELGAIVSPEICAMDTVDSASKRQATRVFKKSSLNGKITVYLGKRDFVDHITHVDPIDGVVLIDPDYVKDRKVFGHVLAVFKYGREDLDVLGLSFRKDLYLAADQIYPVVPGSQQRELTRLQERLIRKLGSNAYPFYFELPPHCPASVTLQPAPGDTGKPCGVDYEFKAFVGETQDDKPHKRDLVRLAIRKIMYAPSKQGEQPSVEVSKEFVMSPNKLHLEASLDKELYHHGENIAVNVHIANNSNRTVKKIKVSVRQFADICLFSTAQYKCTVAEAESEIGVAPGFTLSKVFSLRPTLADNKDKRGLALDGQLKHEDTNLASSTMEGCPVGPGFTLSKVFSLTPLLANNKNKWGLALDGQLKHEDTNLASSTLVVDPSQRENLGIIVQYKVKVKLCLGTLAGELVAELPFILMHPKPEEEEPAPSTARPSPTQKADSGEIPLDTNLIQLDTEADGDDDIIFEDFARLRLKGETEA
- the Krz gene encoding beta-arrestin protein kurtz isoform X6, with product MDTVDSASKRQATRVFKKSSLNGKITVYLGKRDFVDHITHVDPIDGVVLIDPDYVKDRKVFGHVLAVFKYGREDLDVLGLSFRKDLYLAADQIYPVVPGSQQRELTRLQERLIRKLGSNAYPFYFELPPHCPASVTLQPAPGDTGKPCGVDYEFKAFVGETQDDKPHKRDLVRLAIRKIMYAPSKQGEQPSVEVSKEFVMSPNKLHLEASLDKELYHHGENIAVNVHIANNSNRTVKKIKVSVRQFADICLFSTAQYKCTVAEAESEIGVAPGFTLSKVFSLRPTLADNKDKRGLALDGQLKHEDTNLASSTMEGCPVGPGFTLSKVFSLTPLLANNKNKWGLALDGQLKHEDTNLASSTLVVDPSQRENLGIIVQYKVKVKLCLGTLAGELVAELPFILMHPKPEEEEPAPSTARPSPTQKADSGEIPLDTNLIQLDTEADGDDDIIFEDFARLRLKGETEA
- the Krz gene encoding beta-arrestin protein kurtz isoform X4, with translation MRASGAWSLGRERQCSPIKWESPKRNKKSQLLSDVPKETTFLAWDSSESECSEAEDSNELGAIVSPEICAMDTVDSASKRQATRVFKKSSLNGKITVYLGKRDFVDHITHVDPIDGVVLIDPDYVKDRKVFGHVLAVFKYGREDLDVLGLSFRKDLYLAADQIYPVVPGSQQRELTRLQERLIRKLGSNAYPFYFELPPHCPASVTLQPAPGDTGKPCGVDYEFKAFVGETQDDKPHKRDLVRLAIRKIMYAPSKQGEQPSVEVSKEFVMSPNKLHLEASLDKELYHHGENIAVNVHIANNSNRTVKKIKVSVRQFADICLFSTAQYKCTVAEAESEEGCPVGPGFTLSKVFSLTPLLANNKNKWGLALDGQLKHEDTNLASSTLVVDPSQRENLGIIVQYKVKVKLCLGTLAGELVAELPFILMHPKPEEEEPAPSTARPSPTQKADSGEIPLDTNLIQLDTEADGDDDIIFEDFARLRLKGETEA
- the Krz gene encoding beta-arrestin protein kurtz isoform X5, whose protein sequence is MRASGAWSLGRERQCSPIKWESPKRNKKSQLLSDVPKETTFLAWDSSESECSEAEDSNELGAIVSPEICAMDTVDSASKRQATRVFKKSSLNGKITVYLGKRDFVDHITHVDPIDGVVLIDPDYVKDRKVFGHVLAVFKYGREDLDVLGLSFRKDLYLAADQIYPVVPGSQQRELTRLQERLIRKLGSNAYPFYFELPPHCPASVTLQPAPGDTGKPCGVDYEFKAFVGETQDDKPHKRDLVRLAIRKIMYAPSKQGEQPSVEVSKEFVMSPNKLHLEASLDKELYHHGENIAVNVHIANNSNRTVKKIKVSVRQFADICLFSTAQYKCTVAEAESEIGVAPGFTLSKVFSLRPTLADNKDKRGLALDGQLKHEDTNLASSTIVVDPSQRENLGIIVQYKVKVKLCLGTLAGELVAELPFILMHPKPEEEEPAPSTARPSPTQKADSGEIPLDTNLIQLDTEADGDDDIIFEDFARLRLKGETEA
- the Krz gene encoding beta-arrestin protein kurtz isoform X7, whose product is MRASGAWSLGRERQCSPIKWESPKRNKKSQLLSDVPKETTFLAWDSSESECSEAEDSNELGAIVSPEICAMDTVDSASKRQATRVFKKSSLNGKITVYLGKRDFVDHITHVDPIDGVVLIDPDYVKDRKVFGHVLAVFKYGREDLDVLGLSFRKDLYLAADQIYPVVPGSQQRELTRLQERLIRKLGSNAYPFYFELPPHCPASVTLQPAPGDTGKPCGVDYEFKAFVGETQDDKPHKRDLVRLAIRKIMYAPSKQGEQPSVEVSKEFVMSPNKLHLEASLDKELYHHGENIAVNVHIANNSNRTVKKIKVSVRQFADICLFSTAQYKCTVAEAESDVVDPSQRENLGIIVQYKVKVKLCLGTLAGELVAELPFILMHPKPEEEEPAPSTARPSPTQKADSGEIPLDTNLIQLDTEADGDDDIIFEDFARLRLKGETEA
- the Krz gene encoding beta-arrestin protein kurtz isoform X8 produces the protein MRASGAWSLGRERQCSPIKWESPKRNKKSQLLSDVPKETTFLAWDSSESECSEAEDSNELGAIVSPEICAMDTVDSASKRQATRVFKKSSLNGKITVYLGKRDFVDHITHVDPIDGVVLIDPDYVKDRKVFGHVLAVFKYGREDLDVLGLSFRKDLYLAADQIYPVVPGSQQRELTRLQERLIRKLGSNAYPFYFELPPHCPASVTLQPAPGDTGKPCGVDYEFKAFVGETQDDKPHKRDLVRLAIRKIMYAPSKQGEQPSVEVSKEFVMSPNKLHLEASLDKELYHHGENIAVNVHIANNSNRTVKKIKVSVRQFADICLFSTAQYKCTVAEAESELLTYPGRSTANILANAGLISRCANRLAELPFNFLHNLVRGRNGFGTKDSDARFSSTPPLCTVRENVINRANSVGKPWKKLIS
- the Krz gene encoding beta-arrestin protein kurtz isoform X3 — protein: MAKWDSSESECSEAEDSNELGAIVSPEICAMDTVDSASKRQATRVFKKSSLNGKITVYLGKRDFVDHITHVDPIDGVVLIDPDYVKDRKVFGHVLAVFKYGREDLDVLGLSFRKDLYLAADQIYPVVPGSQQRELTRLQERLIRKLGSNAYPFYFELPPHCPASVTLQPAPGDTGKPCGVDYEFKAFVGETQDDKPHKRDLVRLAIRKIMYAPSKQGEQPSVEVSKEFVMSPNKLHLEASLDKELYHHGENIAVNVHIANNSNRTVKKIKVSVRQFADICLFSTAQYKCTVAEAESEIGVAPGFTLSKVFSLRPTLADNKDKRGLALDGQLKHEDTNLASSTMEGCPVGPGFTLSKVFSLTPLLANNKNKWGLALDGQLKHEDTNLASSTLVVDPSQRENLGIIVQYKVKVKLCLGTLAGELVAELPFILMHPKPEEEEPAPSTARPSPTQKADSGEIPLDTNLIQLDTEADGDDDIIFEDFARLRLKGETEA
- the Krz gene encoding beta-arrestin protein kurtz isoform X2; the encoded protein is MAKKKSQLLSDVPKETTFLAWDSSESECSEAEDSNELGAIVSPEICAMDTVDSASKRQATRVFKKSSLNGKITVYLGKRDFVDHITHVDPIDGVVLIDPDYVKDRKVFGHVLAVFKYGREDLDVLGLSFRKDLYLAADQIYPVVPGSQQRELTRLQERLIRKLGSNAYPFYFELPPHCPASVTLQPAPGDTGKPCGVDYEFKAFVGETQDDKPHKRDLVRLAIRKIMYAPSKQGEQPSVEVSKEFVMSPNKLHLEASLDKELYHHGENIAVNVHIANNSNRTVKKIKVSVRQFADICLFSTAQYKCTVAEAESEIGVAPGFTLSKVFSLRPTLADNKDKRGLALDGQLKHEDTNLASSTMEGCPVGPGFTLSKVFSLTPLLANNKNKWGLALDGQLKHEDTNLASSTLVVDPSQRENLGIIVQYKVKVKLCLGTLAGELVAELPFILMHPKPEEEEPAPSTARPSPTQKADSGEIPLDTNLIQLDTEADGDDDIIFEDFARLRLKGETEA